Proteins encoded by one window of Carettochelys insculpta isolate YL-2023 chromosome 10, ASM3395843v1, whole genome shotgun sequence:
- the CHST2 gene encoding carbohydrate sulfotransferase 2, translating to MKVFRRKALVLCLGYVLLLLLTMLNLLDYKWHREPQQCNEPSAARRALSSPQQPRSDIRSLYRPPAPPPRQRQLLYVFTTWRSGSSFFGELFNQNPEVFFLYEPVWHVWQKLYPGDAVSLQGAARDMLSSLYRCDLAVFQLYNTAGAGKNLTTLGIFGASTNKVICSSPLCPAYRKDVVGMVDDKVCKKCPPQQLGLLQDECHKYRTLVIKGVRVFDLAVLAPLMQDPALQLKVIHLVRDPRAVASSRIKSRHGLIRESLQVVRSRDPRIHRMPLLDAGHKMNSKKEGAGGSDYHALGAMEVICSSMAKTLQTALHPPDWLKNSYLVVRYEDLVVEPIKTVRQVYGFVNLVVSPEMEKFALNMTSGPGYSSKPFVVSARNATQAVNAWRTALSFQQIKQVEDYCHQPMAILGYERVNSPEEVKDLSKTLLRKPRL from the coding sequence ATGAAAGTGTTCCGCAGGAAGGCGCTGGTGCTGTGCCTGGGctacgtgctgctgctgctgctcaccatgCTCAACCTGCTGGACTACAAGTGGCACCGGGAGCCCCAGCAATGCAACGAGCCCTCGGCGGCGCGGCGCGCCCTCTCCTCGCCGCAGCAGCCCCGCTCGGACATCCGCTCCCTCTACCGGCCCCCAGCGCCGCCGCCCCGCCAGCGCCAGCTGCTCTACGTCTTCACCACCTGGCGCTCGGGCTCGTCCTTCTTCGGGGAGCTCTTCAACCAGAACCCCGAGGTCTTCTTCCTCTACGAGCCGGTGTGGCACGTGTGGCAGAAGCTGTACCCGGGGGACGCCGTCTCCCTGCAGGGGGCGGCCCGGGACATGCTGAGCTCCCTCTACCGCTGCGACCTGGCCGTCTTCCAGCTCTACAACACGGCCGGCGCCGGCAAGAACCTCACCACGCTGGGCATCTTCGGGGCGTCCACCAACAAGGTGATCTGCTCCTCGCCGCTCTGCCCGGCCTACCGCAAGGACGTGGTGGGCATGGTGGACGACAAGGTCTGCAAGAAGTGCCCCCCGCAGCAGCTCGGCCTATTGCAGGACGAGTGCCACAAATACCGCACCCTGGTCATCAAGGGCGTGCGTGTCTTTGACCTAGCTGTGCTGGCCCCCCTCATGCAGGACCCGGCTCTGCAGCTCAAAGTAATCCACCTGGTCCGGGACCCCCGGGCAGTGGCCAGCTCCAGGATCAAATCGCGGCACGGCCTGATCCGGGAGAGCTTGCAGGTGGTGAGGAGCCGGGACCCCCGCATCCACCGCATGCCTCTCCTGGATGCGGGCCACAAGATGAACAGCaagaaggagggggcagggggctcagatTACCATGCCCTGGGGGCCATGGAGGtgatctgcagcagcatggccaaGACCCTGCAGACTGCCCTGCACCCACCGGACTGGCTCAAGAACAGCTATTTAGTGGTCCGCTATGAGGACCTAGTGGTGGAGCCCATAAAGACCGTGCGGCAGGTGTATGGCTTTGTAAACCTGGTGGTGAGCCCGGAAATGGAGAAGTTTGCTCTCAACATGACCAGTGGACCTGGCTACTCCTCCAAGCCCTTTGTGGTGTCTGCCAGAAATGCCACCCAGGCAGTGAATGCCTGGAGGACAGCGTTAAGCTTTCAGCAGATCAAGCAGGTCGAGGACTATTGCCACCAGCCCATGGCCATCTTGGGTTATGAGAGAGTCAACAGCCCTGAAGAGGTGAAAGACCTAAGCAAAACATTGCTCAGGAAGCCAAGGCTGTGA